In Manis pentadactyla isolate mManPen7 chromosome 3, mManPen7.hap1, whole genome shotgun sequence, a single window of DNA contains:
- the FGD3 gene encoding FYVE, RhoGEF and PH domain-containing protein 3, which produces MQTPVSAEPGCENQHKEVALLLCKVVREKCVSRRQDLLNCWPSTCRTRKRFSAEPPALQAAGGGRTWTDVASREPSTCPLPSVELCTRKPPLGSESSALRMESGGGSPGPPAPIIALGMPDAGPGCCSVELPSTDQGKLQALPIGLGAHSGNPAPGSTGSQATAGDSPLDTGPTGGPSRGTKIPNRDSGIGSPSCSVAEGHFPCEEGREVGSGHAAQGLLPARAPDDKALREEADSDVGEDSSEEPNPEDSPPRADMDPAKCSGPQKLLHIAQELLRTEETYVRRLHLLDQVFCAQLTEAGIPQEVTTGIFSNISSIYRFHGQFLLPELRTRITEEWDTKPRLGDILQKLAPFLKMYGEYVKNFDRAVELVSSWTQRSLLFKDIVHGIQKQEVCGSLTLQHHMLEPVQRVPRYELLLKDYLLRLPGDAPDWRDAQRSLELISTAAKHSNAAIRKMEKMHKLLEVYERLGGEENIVNPADELIKEGHIQKLSAKSGAVQDRHLFLFNSMILYCVPKLRLMGQKFSVREKMDISDLQVQDVVKPNAAPTFVLVGRKRSLELQTRTEEEKKEWIQVIQATVEQHKQNSQSFKAFSSSFGQDEAALTPEPPHSRTFAPAVPSVQKVSLTSALPQDLRLPVSSEPEPWRGSSKSRWDKEKQGCWSCGETFNSITKRKHRCKLCGVVICGKCSEFKAENGRQSRVCRGCFLMQPVAPASLSLEVPPVSKHSTEQDGQPPQALPLSGCTVSVDPAEGLHTGVCGSCARPCRPCT; this is translated from the exons ATGCAAACACCGGTCTCTGCTGAGCCAGGCTGTGAAAACCAACACAAGGAAGTTGCTTTGCTGCTGTGCAAAGTCGTCAGAGAGAAGTGTGTGTCCAGGAGACAG GACCTTCTGAACTGTTGGCCTTCAACTTGCAGGACAAGAAAAAGATTCTCAGCGgagcccccagccctgcaggcTGCCGGAGGTGGCCGAACCTGGACGGACGTGGCCAGCAGGGAACCTAGCACCTGCCCATTGCCCTCAGTGGAGCTGTGCACCAG GAAGCCCCCACTCGGCTCAGAGAGCTCAGCTTTGAGGATGGAGTCAGGAGGGGGATctccagggccccctgcccccATTATTGCCCTAGGGATGCCAGATGCCGGGCCTGGCTGTTGCTCTGTGGAGCTGCCGAGCACAGACCAGGGGAAGCTCCAAGCTCTGCCCATCGGGCTGGGTGCCCACAGTGGGAACCCAGCCCCCGGGAGCACTGGCAGCCAGGCCACTGCAGGAGATAGCCCCCTGGACACAGGCCCCACTGGGGGGCCCAGCAGGGGCACAAAGATCCCTAACCGGGACAGCGGGATCGGCAGCCCATCCTGTAGTGTGGCCGAGGGGCACTTCCCCTGCGAGGAAGGCAGGGAGGTGGGCTCAGGCCATGCCGCCCAGGGGCTGCTCCCGGCGAGGGCCCCCGATGACAAAGCCCTGCGGGAGGAGGCCGACAGTGATGTGGGTGAGGACAGCAGCGAGGAGCCCAATCCTGAGGACAGCCCCCCGAGGGCTGACATGGACCCTGCCAAG TGCTCTGGGCCCCAGAAGCTGCTCCACATTGCCCAGGAGCTCCTGCGCACCGAGGAGACCTATGTGAGGCGGCTGCACCTGCTAGACCAG GTCTTCTGTGCCCAGCTGACAGAAGCAGGGATCCCCCAGGAAGTCACCACGGGCATCTTCTCCAACATCTCCTCCATCTACCGCTTCCATGGGCAGTTCCTCCTGCCTGAGCTGCGCACGCGGATCActgaggagtg GGACACAAAGCCCCGGCTCGGAGACATCCTGCAGAAGCTGGCCCCATTCCTCAAGATGTATGGCGAGTATGTCAAGAACTTCGACCGGGCGGTGGAGCTGGTGAGCTCCTGGACCCAGCGCTCACTGCTGTTCAAGGACATCGTGCACGGCATCCAG AAGCAGGAGGTGTGTGGGAGTCTGACGCTGCAGCACCACATGCTGGAGCCTGTGCAGAGGGTGCCCCGCTACGAGCTGCTGCTCAAGGACTACCTGCTGAGGCTCCCAGGGGATGCCCCTGACTGGAGAGATGCACAGA GATCCTTGGAGCTCATCTCCACAGCCGCCAAGCACTCCAATGCTGCCATTCGGAAAATG GAGAAGATGCACAAGCTCCTGGAGGTGTACGAGCggctgggaggggaggagaaCATTGTCAACCCTGCCGACGAGCTCATCAAGGAGGGCCACATTCAGAAACTGTCGGCCAAGAGTGGCGCAGTCCAGGACCGCCACCTCTTCCTG TTCAACAGCATGATCCTTTACTGTGTACCCAAACTGCGGCTCATGGGGCAAAAATTCAGTGTCCGGGAGAAGATGGACATTTCAGACCTCCAG GTGCAGGATGTCGTCAAGCCGAACGCTGCCCCCACTTTCGTCCTAGTGGGAAGGAAAAGGTCCCTGGAGCTGCAAACACG GACAGAAGAGGAGAAGAAAGAATGGATTCAG GTCATCCAGGCCACCGTCGAGCAGCACAAGCAGAACAGCCAGAGCTTCAAGGCCTTCAGCAGCTCCTTCGGCCAGGATGAGGCCGCTCTCACTCCAGAACCCCCT CACTCCaggacctttgcacctgctgttccctctgtccaGAAGGTCTCACTTACATCTGCTCTGCCGCAAGACTTGAGGCTTCCAGTCAGCTCTGAG CCCGAGCCCTGGAGGGGGTCCTCTAAGAGCAGGTGGGACAAGGAGAAGCAGGGCTGCTGGAGCTGTGGGGAGACCTTCAACTCCATCACCAAGAGGAAGCACCGCTGCAAGCTGTGCGGGGTG GTCATTTGTGGGAAGTGCTCTGAGTTCAAGGCTGAGAATGGCAGGCAGAGCCGTGTCTGCCGAGGGTGTTTCCTGATGCAGCCGGTGGCTCCCGCGAGCCTGAGCCTCGAGGTGCCGCCTGTGTCCAAGCACAGCACAGAG CAGGATGGCCAGCCACCGCAGGCCCTGCCCCTCTCCGGCTGCACAGTGAGCGTGGACCCTGCAGAGGGGCTGCACACAGGCGTGTGTGGCAGTTGCGCCCGGCCCTGCAGGCCCTGTACCTGA